One Phalacrocorax aristotelis chromosome 14, bGulAri2.1, whole genome shotgun sequence DNA window includes the following coding sequences:
- the LOC142064465 gene encoding dual specificity protein phosphatase 13B-like — translation MPHTRDSSPPTSSSGSGASYETPALSDLQRLCWFRGGSDNHVDQVWPNIYLGDAWAARSKTTLQSLNITHILNAADGPYSINTGAKYYEDLQIEYYGVEAFDDPSFDLSIFFYDAANFIGKALNTSGGKVFVHCAMGVSRSASLVLAFLMIHENMTLVDALKTVSAHRDICPNSGFLSQLRDLDIKLNEERKGSRASATEEL, via the exons ATGCCTCACACCAGAGACTCTTCACCTCCGACTAGCAGCTCAGGGAGTGGAGCTTCCTATGAAACACCAGCACTATCAGACCTCCAGCGGCTCTGCTGGTTCAGAGGAGGCTCTGATAATCATGTGGACCAAGTCTGGCCAAATATTTACCTGGGAGATGC GTGGGCTGCTAGGAGCAAAACTACTCTTCAAAGCCTCAACATTACTCATATCCTTAATGCAGCAGATGGGCCATATAGCATCAACACAGGAGCCAAATATTACGAAGATCTGCAAATAGAGTACTACGGAGTAGAAGCATTTGATGATCCTTCCTTTGATTTAAGCATCTTCTTCTACGATGCTGCCAATTTCATAGGCAAAGCCTTAAACACTTCAGGAG GTAAGGTGTTTGTTCACTGCGCCATGGGGGTGAGCCGCTCTGCATCTTTAGTGCTTGCCTTTCTAATGATCCACGAAAACATGACACTCGTGGATGCTCTGAAAACAGTGAGTGCTCACAGAGACATTTGCCCAAATTCGGGGTTCCTCAGCCAGCTCCGGGACTTGGACATTAAACTAaatgaagagaggaaaggaagcagAGCATCTGCCACCGAAGAGCTGTAA